The genomic interval GCGGCCCGGACTCGGCACCGGCCACGAGCGGGTCGCCGACCACCCGCCAGACCGTCGGATCGAAGGTCTGCGGCGGCGGACCGACCTGGGCCGCTGTCACCTGCCAGGTGCCGTCGATGCGGCGCCAGAGCTGGGTCTGCAGACCACGTCCGCCGGAGGCGGCCAGTGTGACGACCATGATCAGCGCGGTGTCGGCGTCGACGACCTGCACGTGCAGGTCGCCCAGGGTGCGGGCAGGCGCCCCGCCCCGACCCCGCCGGAACGCGGCGATGGCCTCGTGGCCGACCAGCAGCCCGCCGCGGTCGCCGCGCAGGGTCTCCGGGCCGGCGGCGAAGAGGCTGTCCATGGCATCGATGTCGTCGGTCATCAGAGCCCGCTCGTAGGCGCGGAAGGCCTCCAGCAGCCCGTCCGGAACGGCGTCGGCCGGGTCGATCGGCGTCATCCTGGTCACCTCCGGAAGTCCTCGACGCGGATCCGGGCGTGCACGCCCTTGACGATGTCGACCACCTGCGAGATGTCGAAGTCGGTGGCGGCGGACAGGTACGCGTAGGCATGCACGGCGTCCATCCCGAACCTGGCCTGCAGCAGGGCGATCGCCGCCCGGACGCAGTTCTGCACGGCGACGTCCAGGTCCGGGTCCATCCCGGTCGGCACCAGGTACTCGGCCGTCTCGGCGAGGGGGCCGATCAACTCGCCGAACTCGGCGACCGCCTGCTCGGCGGGGATCACGTCGAAGCGGACCGTCGCGCGCAGGGACGCCTCCATGGCGGTGAGCGACACCTCGCCGTCTCCCTGCGCGAAGTGCGGGTCACCGACGTAGGCCAGGGCATCCGCCACCTGCACCGGCAGGTAGAGGGACGAGCCCGCGGTCAGCAGGTTGATGTCGATGTTGCCGCCGTGCGGCCCGGGCGGGACCGAGTGCGGGCGCTGCTCTTCCGCGACCGCCACGCCCATGATCCCGAGGAACGGCCGCAGCGGGAACGTCACCTCACGGTCGGAGCCGGCGGCCAGCGGCAGCACCCCCAGATCACCGTCGGCGGTGCGCCGGGCGGCGGCGAAGACGCTGACATTGCCCGGGCCTGCCGGGTACTCGCCGACCAGTGCACCCTTGCCGTGCCGGTTGGAGATCACCCCGTACGGCACCCGCAGCTGCGTCGACTCCAGCGTCATCCGCAGCAGGTCCCCGGGCCGCGCACCGGTGACGGCGATCGGGCCGGTCACCACGTGCGGACCGTCGACGGCGGGGTCGTGCGACCGGTCGGAACCGGCCAGCGCGATCCCCTCGGCGAGCACCTGCTCCGGGTCGACCCCGTGCCCGCCGAACCAGGCCCGCGGGTCCCGCCCCTGGTCCTCGAGAATGCCCTCGTGGCTGAGCGTGTCGACGGTCACCGAGGTGCCGGGGTCGATCCGCAGCACGGGGGCGTCGGCCGCGCAGGGCAGCCGCCCCCACAGCACCTGCTCCGGATCACAGGACAGGTACACCGATCCGTCGACCGGACCCGTTCCGGTCTGCAGGATCTCGTCGTTCCAGGGGATCATCGGTCTCCTCGGGCGGTGGGATCAGCAGCCGGTTCGACCAGCTGGGCGACGTCCTGCAGGTGCCGGGTCATCGCGGCCTCGGCGGCCCCGGCGTCGTGCACCGCGACGGCCGCCAGGATCGCACGGTGGCCCTCGACGCTGGACCGGCGCCCCGCCCGGGTGGCGTGCGACCGCCGCCGGACGTCGGCGGTCCACCCGCTGACCAGGTCGCACAAGGTGACCAGCAGCGGGTTGCCGCTCGCGGTCGCCAGTTGCACGTGGAAGTCCCGGTCCAGGGCCAGTGATTCGTCCGGCGAGAGGCCGGCGTGCGAGTCGGTGAGGATCCGCTCGAGCTGCGCGAGATCGGTGTCGGTCGCCCGGGCTGCGGCCAGGCCCGCGATCCGCGGTTCGATCACCAGTCGGAGCTCGGCGACGTCGGCCCGTTCCCGGCGGCCGTCGGCGACGTCGTCCATCAGCTCGGCGAGGTCCTGGGCGCGGGCATCGGGCGGCAGCACGATGGTGCCGCGACCCGGCCGCCGGTCCACCACCCGGCGCCGTTCCAGGGCGTGCAACGCCTCGCGCACCGAGGTCCGGGACACCGCCAGCCGTTCGGCGAGTTCCCTTTCGGTGGGCAACTTGTCGCCCGGTGTCAGCTCGGTGGCGATGAGCTGCTCGAGGTAGGCGCCGATCTCCCCGCTGACCGACCGCGGGCGCCGGATCACCGGGACGGCGGCGCCGGGCACGGACTCACTCACCGCCACCCCTCCGATCGCGCGCACCTCGCCATACCTGGTTGGTTGGTCGGACCAAGTATGAGACACTGGGCGCCGACCGGGCAAGCCGCCCGGCGCAGCGAGCGGAAGGTGTGGATGCCGGCGATGGCCACCTCGACGCGCCAGGTGCAGTTGATGCTCGCCCTCACCTTCTCCACCGGCATCGGAGACGCCGTCGGCTATCTCGGCCTGGACCGGGTCTTCACCGGCAACATGACCGGCAACGTGGTCATCCTCGGTATGGGCCTGGTGGGTGCCGAGGGACTGCCCGTCACCGGCCCGCTGCTCGCCCTGGTCGGTTTCCTGGTCGGGGCCGCGGTCGGCGGCC from Nakamurella alba carries:
- a CDS encoding acetamidase/formamidase family protein; protein product: MIPWNDEILQTGTGPVDGSVYLSCDPEQVLWGRLPCAADAPVLRIDPGTSVTVDTLSHEGILEDQGRDPRAWFGGHGVDPEQVLAEGIALAGSDRSHDPAVDGPHVVTGPIAVTGARPGDLLRMTLESTQLRVPYGVISNRHGKGALVGEYPAGPGNVSVFAAARRTADGDLGVLPLAAGSDREVTFPLRPFLGIMGVAVAEEQRPHSVPPGPHGGNIDINLLTAGSSLYLPVQVADALAYVGDPHFAQGDGEVSLTAMEASLRATVRFDVIPAEQAVAEFGELIGPLAETAEYLVPTGMDPDLDVAVQNCVRAAIALLQARFGMDAVHAYAYLSAATDFDISQVVDIVKGVHARIRVEDFRR
- a CDS encoding FadR/GntR family transcriptional regulator, with translation MSESVPGAAVPVIRRPRSVSGEIGAYLEQLIATELTPGDKLPTERELAERLAVSRTSVREALHALERRRVVDRRPGRGTIVLPPDARAQDLAELMDDVADGRRERADVAELRLVIEPRIAGLAAARATDTDLAQLERILTDSHAGLSPDESLALDRDFHVQLATASGNPLLVTLCDLVSGWTADVRRRSHATRAGRRSSVEGHRAILAAVAVHDAGAAEAAMTRHLQDVAQLVEPAADPTARGDR